Genomic window (Meiothermus sp. QL-1):
CGTTCGGGTTCGCCGCCGCCGCTACGTACGTAATCGCCGCCGTCAGCGTCGTCTTCCCGTGGTCCACGTGCCCAATCGTCCCCACGTTCACGTGGGGCTTCGTCCGCTCAAACACGCCCTTGGCCATCCTTGCCTCCTTTGGCTTCCGCTGCTTTTTTCAGGAACACACCGCCCGCAGCGGTCGACGGGCGGTGTGGG
Coding sequences:
- a CDS encoding GTP-binding protein, which produces MAKGVFERTKPHVNVGTIGHVDHGKTTLTAAITYVAAAANPN